A segment of the Anopheles cruzii chromosome 2, idAnoCruzAS_RS32_06, whole genome shotgun sequence genome:
AGCAATGCGAAGATCTGTAACGAAGCGAATCAGCCATGTAGGGAACGTTGGACGGAACATGAGGATGTTGATGAAGGCGGCAAGCTTACCTTTGGTACTTTGAAGTTCGTTTTCTTCAGATGTAGAACGTAGAACGCACCCATAATCGCCGCCGTGTAGTTGACCAGATTCATATGGGTTGGCAAGTATGTATCCTGGTACATACCCCAGTACCAGAAAAAGAATCTCAGAGGTCTGTAGGGCGATGCAGCGGGAGCTCCCATTAAacatattaaaatatttagaTTACTTTGTCGATTACTCACTGTGGAGGTAGAACCGTCACCGCTTCGTATCCGTTAATGTACACTAAAATGGCTGCTGCCATAGACCATACCAACAGCAGAAAGGAGAGAATGTACGTCCGCAATTTGGGAAATCGCAAAACAATgacacacaccaccaaaccGTAGACGAACATGTGGAAGTCAGCCGCCAAATACCACGATTGTTGCATGCACTGCGAGTGAGAAAGACTCTTACTTTGGAGAATTTTCCGACAATTTAGTTCCCAACTTACAGGCTCGTCAGTCGCGTAGTAGTTGTTGATGTACAAGAGATTAGCCCACCAATGTCGGCGACAGTAGGTACGCGAGGTTTCAAATCCCTTGCGCCAGAGAGGCCCATCCAGATAGCGTACCAACCACGTGGCTTCCAACATCATCATAAAAGCGTAGACGGGAGTTAGGCTATAGGAAGAAGTGATCAGATTCATGTTCTTGGGTTCTGGTCTTTATTCCCGGAGGGTGCGCGCAATCCGTGCTTACCGTATGTAGCGCGCAATGGATATCATTATGATTTCAATGATTCCAAGTTTCTTGCCGGTTTCTTCCAATTTGGATACCAGTGACAGCACCAACATTAACGCCCCGATGAAGAAGAACGTCGTCACTACGTGGGATCCGTTGGCAATCACCATGGAATCGAGTTCATCGTATTTCTACCGTAAATGGTTATGTAACTGTACAGCCTGGTCAAGAGAGCTTATAAACTATTTTATCTTACCCTTTCGATGACCATCGCCGTGCGTGGTTGGGCGTATAAGATGTTGTGGCCCATGTTTATCATCATGAATATCATAAACCTTACCGCATGAATATACCGAATGGAGTGACTCAGTGAATCATTGCCTCGGGATGTGAGACGGTACCAGTTGcgaatgatcgaaaacgatACAAATGCCATGGAAACTAGAGCAAGCAATACAAAagtatttaattaaaacccgTCAACATGATCCAATCCATCCAATAATTAGTAATCAATACTTCACCTTTGCTAGTAAGATCTGTTTTGTAATGATCCAATCCATGCTGCGTTTTGCAACGATGGTCGTACCAGCTTGAGACAAAGACGATCGTCAAGAGGGTGGCGAGCACAACTAAGAAAGCGATTTCTAAACTATCTGCAACGATCATTGCGATTGTTAAGTGTTCTCTAATCTTAGCATTATAAAGAATTTACCAATTGGGTAGGATCTCGTGTTGCTATCGCAGTACTCGATCTCGGTGTATGCCCGTAGGCCATGTTGCAGCATTAGGTCGTAGTTGATACATTGGGCCAGCATCGTCGAGTAGTTGCGTCTATACTCGTCTACATCACGaaatgtgccatttttcatgaTATACTAGGACGTAAGAACATAACATTAGCATAAGCTAAACTAAAAACAGCGACTGCTTCTCCTTCAAGTGCAAGTGAGCAAACTCAGTCTTCTCTTCCAAGCATTCCAAACAAAGTGCAACCTTGAACCTGATTGTGGCCTTgaagataaatttaaaaatgaaagtAGTTCGCTCTCTCCACTCTTTCacttccattttccattttaaaacTTATCACTGTTAAAAGTTATCTTTTTGCGAAGGCAAACATTGTTAATGTCAATATCCACCACACATTAGACGCAAAATTACCGGAAAGTCTATTTCAAATTTCGGCACCACAAGCTTTGCGAGATCTATGGTCTTGTCGAGCGATGCCAGTTTGAGGGCACAGTTCTGCACGCAGATCCCTCGATCAAGATGCGCGTGGTTCAGATGTTGCTTCCAATTGCGAGAATACTCTTCGATCACTCTCCATACGCGGGACGACTGGTTGGGATGCACCACCGCCTTCACCATGCAGTACACTCCGGGAACGGTGGGATCATCGTTCAAACAATCGTCGTAATCGTCGAACTGAAACACTCGCGGCATCAGCTTGTACTCGGTCACTGCAACGGAAAAGGCCAATTTTGGAAGGGAATCGTACTTTTTGGCAAGGCCACAAGGTGGGCCCAAAAAAAGATTTTACGATCACTTTTTGGTGGCCTCTACCCGAAAGCTTAACTTACTATTCGGCTGATGCCGACACTGCACCGAGATTGTGCACAACACTATCACCACAAGTAGCTGGAACTTCATCGGATCGGATACGTCTTTTTCGAGAAACAGCCACAAGCCGTCTGGCGTGTCGGGCGCGTTACTGATGGAGCTCAAACTAGTGACcagcagaagaaaacgatCCTTACCTTCGGCGCTTCTTGTGGGTTTTCCCTACTTTCAAGGGAGTACTCGTTACGGTATTCGCAATTTCAGTCGTGTTGCTTGTGGTGAAAGGAAAACTTACAACTCGGCTGCGTTTTATTGTGACTGCCGTAATTTTTGACCAGCCGACTCAATGCTCGTCAGTCAGTTTATTGTAGTCCAACACTGAAACACAGTTTTGGTAAACAAGGTGAAAACGCAGGAAACAGACAGACGATCTTCCGAAAGATGTGCACTTAGCTATATTTTACGGTGACTATCGACGGTTCCAGGTGAACGGAAGCACGTGCAAGCATTGACCCACCGGTCAAgcgtgtgtttatgtgtgtatgtgcttCTGATTATTTGGCctctttcggttcgttttgaCAATGATCGGCCGGATGTTGTTAAATAATCTGTATATTGCTTAGATTACAGATCATGATCAAACTTGATTGCTACTTGCTTCGAAACGGACTTATATGTAATGTTCGAAAACGATCTAGTAAACTCGTTTTGAAATACATTTAGGCACATCACAGATGCGTAGGCAAGTTAGCTTATAAAACTTTGAGTGTTTAATATTAAATCGTCTTCAAAATATGTTCCTATCATAACGCATATCTTGGATATGAGCTTAGTAAAACTGCTTATCAAAGTTGTGGACCGTAGTATATTAAAAACTAGTCGACCCGGCAAGCCAAAGTTGAAAACTAGAACATTAATTAGAATCAACATGTTCACTGTTTAGGACGTATGCTGAACATCGACTGAACGAACGATTTTCAATCATCTTCGTTGGATtgaaaatcgacgaaaataTTCGCCAATAACTACATCTTTTAAAGTCTAATTAAGTAAATggataaattattcctttagTCTTTCTCTTTAGATTTGATTAAACTCTCTTCGGCATGCTTAAGAGAGGAATGCGAGAAATTGTATGTCCAAAAAGATCCCAAGTCCCAAGAGATCCACCACATCCGCTCTCACCGAATTTGTGACGAAATGCAAGACCGCAATGGACGTGGGACTGCAAATTGACGCGGTATATACTGATTTGAAAGCGGCCTTTGATCGTGTCTCACATGACATCCTAATCGCGAAGCTAACAAAACTGGGACTTTCCCCGGCTCTAAGTCAGTGGATACGCTCCTTCCTAACCGGTCGTACATACAAAGTCAAGGTATCATCCTGCTTCTCTAAATGTTTTCCTGGCACTTCCGGCGTACCGCAAGGGAGTAACCTTGGACCTCTTCTATTCATTGTGTTTGTCAACGACCTACAATACGTGCTGCACGAGTCAAGATTTATTATGTACGCTGACGACGTGAAACTCTACGCCATTATCAGAAACCCCGCTGATTGCACTGATCTCCAGGCTGATCTCGATTCGTTCACCAGCTGGTGCGCACTAAATCATCTGGAGTTGAACATCGCCAAGTGCAATGCGATCAGCTTCAGTCGCTCCCGCCAACCTCTACTGCACGCATACAGCATCCGCGGGGCATTAATTGAGCGCACTAGCTGTGTTCGGGATCTGGGAATCCTACTCGACGACAAACTTAGCTTCATAGAACACTACGAGCACGTCATTGCGCAGGCCAATAGGCAGCTAGGACTGCTATTCAAAATCGCTAACGATTTCCACGATATCCAATGTATTAAGGCACTGTACTGCAGTATAGTTAGGTCTACTGTCGAATATTCAAGTGTTGTCTGGTGTCCGTTCTCTGCCTGCTGGAGTGAGCGAATCGAGCGTATTCAGAAAAAGTTTACCAGATTTGCCTTAAGGAAAGTTAATTGGTGCGCGTCAGGGCAACTCCCACCATATCGTACGCGTTGCCTCCTCCTTGGCCTTGAGAGGCTCGATGATAGGCGGGCCATCGCTCAATGTTGTTTGTGGCTAGCCTCATCAGTCACAACATTGACTCTCCGGTGCTTCTCTCATTACTCAACATTTCTGCGCCGTCGAGAGTTCTAAGGAATTACTCGTTTCTGACTGTGCCAACGCAGGCGACCAGATTCGGGCAGTTTAGCCCTTTAAACTTCATGTCAACCAGGTTCAATCAGGTGTACCATTGTTACGACTTTGACCAATCTGTAAGCGTGTTTCGTCAGCatattcgttcggttgcgtttgcgtctgaTTTGTGATTCTACAATCTGTGACGTCCAAGTATGTTTAGCTTTAAGCGAAATTTGTACCTTATTTTATATATTCTCCTAttaagcctgctggcccgtaggatgattctaataaataacaaataacaaataacaaaaccATTTTGTATTCCCGCAAGTCGGTTAATCTTGTAGGCAACGAATAGGGTCAATAGGTAgacatttaaattttgttttgatacaGGATCAATCTTGACCGCAAGAGACTCACAAAAGTTCGTGAATTTTCTAGAAATACCTAATTTACGTCTGTGGCCGACAGtacacaccaaaaaacatcAGGTCATCAGGTTAGAAGTAATTAACTAATTCTTTATACTTGATACCTTGAAACTTACATGGTGTTccaattgaacaaaaaaatcgtGTCCCAACATCCTGGGCTTTGTTTACATTATTCGACGTTATCGTAATCATGTTGTGTCATCACTTTTCAGAGACTTTGTATCAAGCTTTGTATTAATCTCCCCTATTCTGTTTTTTCTcagattaaaaaaatcattttccggAGACATACATAATCAAACATTGCCATATTGGTTAAGAAAAGGATTGCTTGGTTTAGCAGATTACACGAATAATGTTTAAAAcagtctttgattttattttcataactGTTTTACCGCGTAATTAGCTTTAAGATGGCATCGTTTCATTGACTAATGGTAGCTTTCAAGTTAAAATCGTTGACTGAAAACGACGCCGGATATTGGGTACGCCTCGTTACTTTTCTCCAAGTAACTGGTATCCGTTCCCTGTTCACCGCTACTCGTTGAGTGCGTCATTTCATCGGATTTTACGTGCCGCTTGAATAGCTGTTTCTGCAAGGCAATGAATGGAGATTCCAGCACTAAACACAGCATCCAGGCGATCAGGTACGACAGAAAGAAGGATGCTGCCCAAATATTTCCCTAGAATTAGATTAAATGTATAATTTGAATTATCAGTACGCCCGAAGAGAGCTCGCGAAGAACCAAAAGCTGCCTACAATGTCGATCATCTGGTAGCGGTAGAAACTCCGGGTGCTAAACAGTGACATCTTGATAAGGCACAAATGGCACAAATAGGCACTGTACGTGAGTCTTCCGATGATGGTGAAGAACGGTATGTTGGAGAATCTGGACACCAATTTTACGAACCCAAACGATAAACCTACGCCTGTGAAGAAGATAACCACTCCGTACATCAAGCGTATTGCTGGGAACAGCAACGCCACCCAGAGAGAGGGCATAGAGAAGTTGTAGTGATAGAAGAAGTAACCAGCGGCAAACATCCCCGGAATGACCACCAGGCTGACGAGCCAGATACCTTTGACGAGCTGTTTGACGAGAGAACCAGGTTAACGTATCGGATACTTGATGTGGCTTGCGTTTCTCGCTTACCCAGCTGTAGGTAGTTCTgttgttttttaaatgaatgTAGTAAAATGCACTGCCAATGGTGAAAGTGTAGTTTAGCAAATACATATGCGAAGGTACATAGGCCGACAGGTACACGTCCCAATACCAAAAGAAGTAACGGATTTGACTGAAATCGAAAAATGTGGTTTAATACACAaccctgtttttgtttcaaaagtaCGTTGAAATGGCATACTCAGGCGCAAATATCGGGATAGCATCGAACTCCTTAACGTATACGATGGCGGCTGTAAGTATGTAACAGATGACCAACATAAAGCCGATGAGCATGTTCCGAGCCTTCGGGAAGCGTAAGATCAGTGAGCACATCACTAAACCATAGACAAAAAGATGGAAATCCGCTGCAAGGTACCATGTGTGAAGCATGCACTATAAAGAACAATAGAGCGTTAtgataattttaaaatcaacCATTCACATTACTTACTGGCTGATCAGACTTGTAGTAGTTGTTGATGTACAGCATATTCGTCCACCAGTTCTCGCGACAATAGGTCCGGCCTGTCTCGAAGCCTTTTCGCCACAATGGCCCATCGCCAAGGCGTACTACCCAAGTTGCCTCGAACAGGATTACAAATGCGTAAACAGGAGTCAACCTATAAGGAAACAAAAGTAGCATTTTGAAGTGGAGTTTTCCGTTGATCAAAGTCGATCGGTTGTGCTTACCGAATGTAGCGTGCCaatgaaatgaagaaaatttcGATAATTCCAACCTTTTTCTTTGTCTCTTCCACTTTTTGCATGAAGAAAACTACCAGAAGCAGGCCACTGATGGCAAAGAATGTCGTCACAATCTGTGTACCGTTGACGACTATCATTGATGCAAAATCTTCGAAGCGCTGGAAGTTATGTCAAGACTATGAGCATCATGTCCGGTTGTTAGCCTTATTGGCAGGGATTTCTAATGCGTGTGCCTGNNNNNNNNNNNNNNNNNNNNNNNNNNNNNNNNNNNNNNNNNNNNNNNNNNNNNNNNNNNNNNNNNNNNNNNNNNNNNNNNNNNNNNNNNNNNNNNNNNNNNNNNNNNNNNNNNNNNNNNNNNNNNNNNNNNNNNNNNNNNNNNNNNNNNNNNNNNNNNNNNNNNNNNNNNNNNNNNNNNNNNNNNNNNNNNNNNNNNNNNNNNNNNNNNNNNNNNNNNNNNNNNNNNNNNNNNNNNNNNNNNNNNNNNNNNNNNNNNNNNNNNNNNNNNNNNNNNNNNNNNNNNNNNNNNNNNNNNNNNNNNNNNNNNNNNNNNNNNNNNNNNNNNNNNNNNNNNNNNNNNNNNNNNNNNNNNNNNNNNNNNNNNNNNNNNNNNNNNNNNNNNNNNNNNNNNNNNNNNNNNNNNNNNNNNNNNNNNNNNNNNNNNNNNNNNNNNNNNNNNNNNNNNNNNNNNNNNNNNNNNNNNNNNNNNNNNNNNNNNNNNNNNNNNNNNNNNNNNNNNNNNNNNNNNNNNNNNNNNNNNNNNNNNNNNNNNNNNNNNNNNNNNNNNNNNNNNNNNNNNNNNNNNNNNNNNNNNNNNNNNNNNNNNNNNNNNNNNNNNNNNNNNNNNNNNNNNNNNNNNNNNNNNNNNNNNNNNNNNNNNNNNNNNNNNNNNNNNNNNNNNNNNNNNNNNNNNNNNNNNNNNNNNNNNNNNNNNNNNNNNNNNNNNNNNNNNNNNNNNNNNNNNNNNNNNNNNNNNNNNNNNNNNNNNNNNNNNNNNNNNNNNNNNNNNNNNNNNNNNNNNNNNNNNNNNNNNNNNNNNNNNNNNNNNNNNNNNNNNNNNNNNNNNNNNNNNNNNNNNNNNNNNNNNNNNNNNNNNNNNNNNNNNNNNNNNNNNNNNNNNNNNNNNNNNNNNNNNNNNNNNNNNNNNNNNNNNNNNNNNNNNNNNNNNNNNNNNNNNNNNNNNNNNNNNNNNNNNNNNNNNNNNNNNNNNNNNNNNNNNNNNNNNNNNNNNNNNNNNNNNNNNNNNNNNNNNNNNNNNNNNNNNNNNNNNNNNNNNNNNNNNNNNNNNNNNNNNNNNNNNNNNNNNNNNNNNNNNNNNNNNNNNNNNNNNNNNNNNNNNNNNNNNNNNNNNNNNNNNNNNNNNNNNNNNNNNNNNNNNNNNNNNNNNNNNNNNNNNNNNNNNNNNNNNNNNNNNNNNNNNNNNNNNNNNNNNNNNNNNNNNNNNNNNNNNNNNNNNNNNNNNNNNNNNNNNNNNNNNNNNNNNNNNNNNNNNNNNNNNNNNNNNNNNNNNNNNNNNNNNNNNNNNNNNNNNNNNNNNNNNNNNNNNNNNNNNNNNNNNNNNNNNNNNNNNNNNNNNNNNNNNNNNNNNNNNNNNNNNNNNNNNNNNNNNNNNNNNNNNNNNNNNNNNNNNNNNNNNNNNNNNNNNNNNNNNNNNNNNNNNNNNNNNNNNNNNNNNNNNNNNNNNNNNNNNNNNNNNNNNNNNNNNNNNNNNNNNNNNNNNNNNNNNNNNNNNNNNNNNNNNNNNNNNNNNNNNNNNNNNNNNNNNNNNNNNNNNNNNNNNNNNNNNNNNNNNNNNNNNNNNNNNNNNNNNNNNNNNNNNNNNNNNNNNNNNNNNNNNNNNNNNNNNNNNNNNNNNNNNNNNNNNNNNNNNNNNNNNNNNNNNNNNNNNNNNNNNNNNNNNNNNNNNNNNNNNNNNNNNNNNNNNNNNNNNNNNNNNNNNNNNNNNNNNNNNNNNNNNNNNNNNNNNNNNNNNNNNNNNNNNNNNNNNNNNNNNNNNNNNNNNNNNNNNNNNNNNNNNNNNNNNNNNNNNNNNNNNNNNNNNNNNNNNNNNNNNNNNNNNNNNNNNNNNNNNNNNNNNNNNNNNNNNNNNNNNNNNNNNNNNNNNNNNNNNNNNNNNNNNNNNNNNNNNNNNNNNNNNNNNNNNNNNNNNNNNNNNNNNNNNNNNNNNNNNNNNNNNNNNNNNNNNNNNNNNNNNNNNNNNNNNNNNNNNNNNNNNNNNNNNNNNNNNNNNNNNNNNNNNNNNNNNNNNNNNNNNNNNNNNNNNNNNNNNNNNNNNNNNNNNNNNNNNNNNNNNNNNNNNNNNNNNNNNNNNNNNNNNNNNNNNNNNNNNNNNNNNNNNNNNNNNNNNNNNNNNNNNNNNNNNNNNNNNNNNNNNNNNNNNNNNNNNNNNNNNNNNNNNNNNNNNNNNNNNNNNNNNNNNNNNNNNNNNNNNNNNNNNNNNNNNNNNNNNNNNNNNNNNNNNNNNNNNNNNNNNNNNNNNNNNNNNNNNNNNNNNNNNNNNNNNNNNNNNNNNNNNNNNNNNNNNNNNNNNNNNNNNNNNNNNNNNNNNNNNNNNNNNNNNNNNNNNNNNNNNNNNNNNNNNNNNNNNNNNNNNNNNNNNNNNNNNNNNNNNNNNNNNNNNNNNNNNNNNNNNNNNNNNNNNNNNNNNNNNNNNNNNNNNNNNNNNNNNNNNNNNNNNNNNNNNNNNNNNNNNNNNNNNNNNNNNNNNNNNNNNNNNNNNNNNNNNNNNNNNNNNNNNNNNNNNNNNNNNNNNNNNNNNNNNNNNNNNNNNNNNNNNNNNNNNNNNNNNNNNNNNNNNNNNNNNNNNNNNNNNNNNNNNNNNNNNNNNNNNNNNNNNNNNNNNNNNNNNNNNNNNNNNNNNNNNNNNNNNNNNNNNNNNNNNNNNNNNNNNNNNNNNNNNNNNNNNNNNNNNNNNNNNNNNNNNNNNNNNNNNNNNNNNNNNNNNNNNNNNNNNNNNNNNNNNNNNNNNNNNNNNNNNNNNNNNNNNNNNNNNNNNNNNNNNNNNNNNNNNNNNNNNNNNNNNNNNNNNNNNNNNNNNNNNNNNNNNNNNNNNNNNNNNNNNNNNNNNNNNNNNNNNNNNNNNNNNNNNNNNNNNNNNNNNNNNNNNNNNNNNNNNNNNNNNNNNNNNNNNNNNNNNNNNNNNNNNNNNNNNNNNNNNNNNNNNNNNNNNNNNNNNNNNNNNNNNNNNNNNNNNNNNNNNNNNNNNNNNNNNNNNNNNNNNNNNNNNNNNNNNNNNNNNNNNNNNNNNNNNNNNNNNNNNNNNNNNNNNNNNNNNNNNNNNNNNNNNNNNNNNNNNNNNNNNNNNNNNNNNNNNNNNNNNNNNNNNNNNNNNNNNNNNNNNNNNNNNNNNNNNNNNNNNNNNNNNNNNNNNNNNNNNNNNNNNNNNNNNNNNNNNNNNNNNNNNNNNNNNNNNNNNNNNNNNNNNNNNNNNNNNNNNNNNNNNNNNNNNNNNNNNNNNNNNNNNNNNNNNNNNNNNNNNNNNNNNNNNNNNNNNNNNNNNNNNNNNNNNNNNNNNNNNNNNNNNNNNNNNNNNNNNNNNNNNNNNNNNNNNNNNNNNNNNNNNNNNNNNNNNNNNNNNNNNNNNNNNNNNNNNNNNNNNNNNNNNNNNNNNNNNNNNNNNNNNNNNNNNNNNNNNNNNNNNNNNNNNNNNNNNNNNNNNNNNNNNNNNNNNNNNNNNNNNNNNNNNNNNNNNNNNNNNNNNNNNNNNNNNNNNNNNNNNNNNNNNNNNNNNNNNNNNNNNNNNNNNNNNNNNNNNNNNNNNNNNNNNNNNNNNNNNNNNNNNNNNNNNNNNNNNNNNNNNNNNNNNNNNNNNNNNNNNNNNNNNNNNNNNNNNNNNNNNNNNNNNNNNNNNNNNNNNNNNNNNNNNNNNNNNNNNNNNNNNNNNNNNNNNNNNNNNNNNNNNNNNNNNNNNNNNNNNNNNNNNNNNNNNNNNNNNNNNNNNNNNNNNNNNNNNNNNNNNNNNNNNNNNNNNNNNNNNNNNNNNNNNNNNNNNNNNNNNNNNNNNNNNNNNNNNNNNNNNNNNNNNNNNNNNNNNNNNNNNNNNNNNNNNNNNNNNNNNNNNNNNNNNNNNNNNNNNNNNNNNNNNNNNNNNNNNNNNNNNNNNNNNNNNNNNNNNNNNNNNNNNNNNNNNNNNNNNNNNNNNNNNNNNNNNNNNNNNNNNNNNNNNNNNNNNNNNNNNNNNNNNNNNNNNNNNNNNNNNNNNNNNNNNNNNNNNNNNNNNNNNNNNNNNNNNNNNNNNNNNNNNNNNNNNNNNNNNNNNNNNNNNNNNNNNNNNNNNNNNNNNNNNNNNNNNNNNNNNNNNNNNNNNNNNNNNNNNNNNNNNNNNNNNNNNNNNNNNNNNNNNNNNNNNNNNNNNNNNNNNNNNNNNNNNNNNNNNNNNNNNNNNNNNNNNNNNNNNNNNNNNNNNNNNNNNNNNNNNNNNNNNNNNNNNNNNNNNNNNNNNNNNNNNNNNNNNNNNNNNNNNNNNNNNNNNNNNNNNNNNNNNNNNNNNNNNNNNNNNNNNNNNNNNNNNNNNNNNNNNNNNNNNNNNNNNNNNNNNNNNNNNNNNNNNNNNNNNNNNNNNNNNNNNNNNNNNNNNNNNNNNNNNNNNNNNNNNNNNNNNNNNNNNNNNNNNNNNNNNNNNNNNNNNNNNNNNNNNNNNNNNNNNNNNNNNNNNNNNNNNNNNNNNNNNNNNNNNNNNNNNNNNNNNNNNNNNNNNNNNNNNNNNNNNNNNNNNNNNNNNNNNNNNNNNNNNNNNNNNNNNNNNNNNNNNNNNNNNNNNNNNNNNNNNNNNNNNNNNNNNNNNNNNNNNNNNNNNNNNNNNNNNNNNNNNNNNNNNNNNNNNNNNNNNNNNNNNNNNNNNNNNNNNNNNNNNNNNNNNNNNNNNNNNNNNNNNNNNNNNNNNNNNNNNNNNNNNNNNNNNNNNNNNNNNNNNNNNNNNNNNNNNNNNNNNNNNNNNNNNNNNNNNNNNNNNNNNNNNNNNNNNNNNNNNNNNNNNNNNNNNNNNNNNNNNNNNNNNNNNNNNNNNNNNNNNNNNNNNNNNNNNNNNNNNNNNNNNNNNNNNNNNNNNNNNNNNNNNNNNNNNNNNNNNNNNNNNNNNNNNNNNNNNNNNNNNNNNNNNNNNNNNNNNNNNNNNNNNNNNNNNNNNNNNNNNNNNNNNNNNNNNNNNNNNNNNNNNNNNNNNNNNNNNNNNNNNNNNNNNNNNNNNNNNNNNNNNNNNNNNNNNNNNNNNNNNNNNNNNNNNNNNNNNNNNNNNNNNNNNNNNNNNNNNNNNNNNNNNNNNNNNNNNNNNNNNNNNNNNNNNNNNNNNNNNNNNNNNNNNNNNNNNNNNNNNNNNNNNNNNNNNNNNNNNNNNNNNNNNNNNNNNNNNNNNNNNNNNNNNNNNNNNNNNNNNNNNNNNNNNNNNNNNNNNNNNNNNNNNNNNNNNNNNNNNNNNNNNNNNNNNNNNNNNNNNNNNNNNNNNNNNNNNNNNNNNNNNNNNNNNNNNNNNNNNNNNNNNNNNNNNNNNNNNNNNNNNNNNNNNNNNNNNNNNNNNNNNNNNNNNNNNNNNNNNNNNNNNNNNNNNNNNNNNNNNNNNNNNNNNNNNNNNNNNNNNNNNNNNNNNNNNNNNNNNNNNNNNNNNNNNNNNNNNNNNNNNNNNNNNNNNNNNNNNNNNNNNNNNNNNNNNNNNNNNNNNNNNNNNNNNNNNNNNNNNNNNNNNNNNNNNNNNNNNNNNNNNNNNNNNNNNNNNNNNNNNNNNNNNNNNNNNNNNNNNNNNNNNNNNNNNNNNNNNNNNNNNNNNNNNNNNNNNNNNNNNNNNNNNNNNNNNNNNNNNNNNNNNNNNNNNNNNNNNNNNNNNNNNNNNNNNNNNNNNNNNNNNNNNNNNNNNNNNNNNNNNNNNNNNNNNNNNNNNNNNNNNNNNNNNNNNNNNNNNNNNNNNNNNNNNNNNNNNNNNNNNNNNNNNNNNNNNNNNNNNNNNNNNNNNNNNNNNNNNNNNNNNNNNNNNNNNNNNNNNNNNNNNNNNNNNNNNNNNNNNNNNNNNNNNNNNNNNNNNNNNNNNNNNNNNNNNNNNNNNNNNNNNNNNNNNNNNNNNNNNNNNNNNNNNNNNNNNNNNNNNNNNNNNNNNNNNNNNNNNNNNNNNNNNNNNNNNNNNNNNNNNNNNNNNNNNNNNNNNNNNNNNNNNNNNNNNNNNNNNNNNNNNNNNNNNNNNNNNNNNNNNNNNNNNNNNNNNNNNNNNNNNNNNNNNNNNNNNNNNNNNNNNNNNNNNNNNNNNNNNNNNNNNNNNNNNNNNNNNNNNNNNNNNNNNNNNNNNNNNNNNNNNNNNNNNNNNNNNNNNNNNNNNNNNNNNNNNNN
Coding sequences within it:
- the LOC128278968 gene encoding nose resistant to fluoxetine protein 6-like, with amino-acid sequence MHFEVQTDQRFEDFASMIVVNGTQIVTTFFAISGLLLVVFFMQKVEETKKKVGIIEIFFISLARYIRLTPVYAFVILFEATWVVRLGDGPLWRKGFETGRTYCRENWWTNMLYINNYYKSDQPCMLHTWYLAADFHLFVYGLVMCSLILRFPKARNMLIGFMLVICYILTAAIVYVKEFDAIPIFAPDQIRYFFWYWDVYLSAYVPSHMYLLNYTFTIGSAFYYIHLKNNRTTYSWLVKGIWLVSLVVIPGMFAAGYFFYHYNFSMPSLWVALLFPAIRLMYGVVIFFTGVGLSFGFVKLVSRFSNIPFFTIIGRLTYSAYLCHLCLIKMSLFSTRSFYRYQMIDIGNIWAASFFLSYLIAWMLCLVLESPFIALQKQLFKRHVKSDEMTHSTSSGEQGTDTSYLEKSNEAYPISGVVFSQRF
- the LOC128278967 gene encoding uncharacterized protein LOC128278967 encodes the protein MKFQLLVVIVLCTISVQCRHQPNMTEYKLMPRVFQFDDYDDCLNDDPTVPGVYCMVKAVVHPNQSSRVWRVIEEYSRNWKQHLNHAHLDRGICVQNCALKLASLDKTIDLAKLVVPKFEIDFPYIMKNGTFRDVDEYRRNYSTMLAQCINYDLMLQHGLRAYTEIEYCDSNTRSYPIVSMAFVSFSIIRNWYRLTSRGNDSLSHSIRYIHAVRFMIFMMINMGHNILYAQPRTAMVIERKYDELDSMVIANGSHVVTTFFFIGALMLVLSLVSKLEETGKKLGIIEIIMISIARYIRLTPVYAFMMMLEATWLVRYLDGPLWRKGFETSRTYCRRHWWANLLYINNYYATDEPCMQQSWYLAADFHMFVYGLVVCVIVLRFPKLRTYILSFLLLVWSMAAAILVYINGYEAVTVLPPQPLRFFFWYWGMYQDTYLPTHMNLVNYTAAIMGAFYVLHLKKTNFKVPKIFALLWILGVLAMPAYFISGYFIYSNIFETPAVWMALLYPLGLTEYKLMPRVFQFDDYDDCLNDDPTVPGVYCMVKAVVHPNQSSRVWRVIEEYSRNWKQHLNHAHLDRGICVQNCALKLASLDKTIDLAKLVVPKFEIDFPYVIKNGTFRDVAEYQRNYSEVLSQCINYDLMRQYGLRAYTEIEYCNSNTRSYPIGNLDRRLGTCAYDNE